One window of the Labilibaculum sp. genome contains the following:
- a CDS encoding glycosidase encodes MNKELFAERIKLIREKHEELLGRKNEKLFSTNGIYNRYANPIVTRDHLPLQWRFDFNPDTNLFFMERIGFNAVFNAGAVKIDGKYLLVVRVEGNDRKSFFAIAESSNGVDNFKFWDRPVSMPQTEDEDTNVYDMRLTKHDDGWIYGVFCTERKDPDAPDGDTSSAVASAGIARTKDLVSWERLADLKSTSGQQRNVVLFPHLIEGKYAFFTRPQDGFIDTGKGGGIGFGLSKTIENAEVVNEIIVDAKTYHTIYEVKNGLGPTPIRTGKGWLHLAHGVRNTAAGLRYTLYMFMTDLEKPWVITHKPHGHFIAPLQSERVGDVSNVVFSNGWIADEDHSVKIYYASSDTRMHVATSTVDQLVDYCINSPQDKFHSHQSVNTINELIDENLNFTNVLK; translated from the coding sequence ATGAATAAAGAGTTGTTTGCAGAACGAATAAAATTGATTCGTGAAAAACATGAAGAATTGTTGGGAAGAAAGAATGAAAAACTGTTTAGTACCAATGGCATATACAATCGGTATGCAAACCCTATTGTAACAAGAGATCATTTGCCATTGCAGTGGCGGTTTGATTTTAATCCAGATACCAATCTGTTTTTTATGGAGCGTATCGGGTTTAATGCAGTATTTAATGCGGGTGCTGTTAAAATTGATGGTAAATATCTTTTAGTGGTTCGTGTTGAAGGAAACGATAGAAAGTCGTTTTTTGCTATTGCCGAAAGTTCAAATGGGGTGGATAATTTTAAATTTTGGGATCGGCCAGTAAGCATGCCTCAAACTGAAGATGAGGATACTAATGTCTACGATATGCGTTTGACGAAACATGATGATGGATGGATTTACGGTGTGTTTTGTACTGAACGAAAAGACCCAGATGCACCAGATGGGGACACTTCAAGCGCAGTAGCTTCAGCTGGTATTGCCAGAACGAAAGATTTAGTGAGTTGGGAACGTTTGGCTGATTTAAAATCGACTTCAGGACAGCAGCGTAATGTGGTGTTATTTCCTCACTTAATAGAGGGAAAGTATGCATTTTTTACCCGTCCGCAGGATGGTTTTATTGATACAGGAAAAGGCGGAGGAATTGGTTTTGGCTTGTCTAAAACAATTGAGAATGCAGAAGTGGTAAATGAAATCATTGTTGATGCCAAAACCTATCACACCATTTACGAGGTGAAAAACGGATTAGGACCGACGCCAATCCGTACCGGTAAAGGATGGTTGCATCTGGCACACGGAGTTCGGAATACTGCTGCAGGATTAAGATATACCTTATACATGTTCATGACGGATCTGGAAAAGCCATGGGTGATTACTCACAAACCGCATGGTCATTTTATTGCTCCCTTGCAATCTGAGCGTGTAGGTGATGTTTCGAATGTAGTTTTTTCGAATGGGTGGATTGCTGATGAAGATCACAGCGTGAAAATTTATTATGCTTCTTCGGATACGCGAATGCATGTGGCAACATCAACTGTAGATCAATTAGTTGACTATTGCATTAATTCGCCGCAAGATAAATTTCACTCACATCAATCTGTCAATACAATTAACGAATTGATTGATGAAAATCTAAATTTCACAAATGTGTTAAAATAA
- a CDS encoding glycosyl hydrolase gives MIIPKITAVIGLSVLMACSQKPVDKTINSIAEQLKSVKGKGILFGHQDDLAYGKNWAYVDGESDVKRVAGDYPAMFGWELGGIELQHTHNLDNVPFSDMKRLAIKGYLMGGINTFSWHPFSVVNGESSWNTENDVVKHILPNGSHHNEFLIQLDRVADFFKSLKTDDGTAMPFIFRPWHEMDGAWFWWGTKNCTAEEVKELFRFTINYLKNKKGLTQMLVAYSPDRNFSTIEEYLNWYPGDDVVDIIGMDNYYDLKIPDGEKEAVKKLYILIAYAKEKNKLAALTETGLENVSDSLWFTKKLGKVLGDSLISKELSYVMVWRSDPKVHFFFPYENHSSATDARNFLDQPEMLLLTDFNKLKKINN, from the coding sequence ATGATAATACCGAAAATAACAGCTGTTATAGGTCTGTCTGTGTTGATGGCTTGCTCCCAAAAACCAGTTGATAAAACCATCAATTCAATTGCAGAACAATTGAAATCTGTGAAAGGAAAAGGAATTCTTTTTGGACATCAGGATGATTTGGCATATGGAAAGAATTGGGCTTATGTGGATGGAGAGTCGGATGTGAAACGGGTTGCCGGAGATTATCCGGCCATGTTCGGCTGGGAATTAGGTGGTATAGAACTTCAACACACGCACAATTTGGATAACGTTCCTTTTTCGGACATGAAGCGATTGGCAATAAAAGGGTATTTAATGGGAGGAATCAATACGTTTAGCTGGCATCCTTTTTCGGTTGTTAATGGAGAAAGTTCATGGAATACCGAAAACGATGTCGTGAAGCATATTTTGCCAAATGGATCACATCACAACGAGTTTTTGATTCAATTGGATAGGGTTGCTGATTTCTTTAAATCCTTGAAAACAGATGATGGAACCGCAATGCCTTTTATTTTTCGTCCGTGGCACGAAATGGATGGTGCTTGGTTTTGGTGGGGAACAAAAAACTGCACAGCAGAAGAAGTAAAGGAGTTATTTCGGTTCACCATAAACTATTTAAAAAACAAAAAAGGACTGACTCAAATGTTGGTGGCCTATTCTCCTGACCGAAATTTTTCAACTATTGAAGAATACTTGAACTGGTATCCCGGTGATGATGTGGTTGATATTATAGGAATGGACAATTATTACGATTTAAAAATACCTGATGGCGAAAAGGAAGCTGTTAAAAAATTATACATTCTAATTGCTTATGCAAAAGAGAAGAACAAATTGGCAGCGCTGACAGAAACTGGTTTGGAGAATGTTTCTGATTCCTTGTGGTTTACTAAAAAACTGGGCAAAGTGCTTGGTGATTCATTAATCAGCAAAGAATTAAGTTATGTAATGGTTTGGAGGAGTGACCCAAAGGTTCATTTCTTTTTTCCCTACGAAAATCATTCGTCAGCCACTGATGCCAGGAACTTTTTAGATCAACCTGAAATGCTTTTACTGACCGATTTTAATAAACTGAAAAAAATAAATAATTAA
- a CDS encoding AraC family transcriptional regulator translates to MKDHIHREITPLQENDCFLIFDRERNAFNFPIHFHPEFEINYIHKAKGGKRIIGDHIGEIQNKELVMVGPNLYHGWENYKNDSKELLHEITIQFPRELFDDNTLNRNMLKPIRELLNNANRGILFSEDTTRMVEPKLIALSQKRGFDSYLAFQSLLYDLAISREQHLLTNMSFHRQNDFHNSERIERIYKYIQDNFQQKIKLEDAAALINMSVISFSRLIKQRTGKSFVEFVIEIRLGIATRLLIETNKSIAEICFDCGFNNISNFNRIFKKKQDCTPSEFRMNFNGTKNVY, encoded by the coding sequence ATGAAAGACCATATTCACAGAGAAATAACCCCTTTGCAAGAGAATGATTGTTTCCTAATATTTGACAGAGAAAGAAATGCTTTTAACTTTCCAATTCACTTCCATCCTGAATTCGAAATTAACTACATACATAAAGCAAAAGGAGGAAAAAGAATCATTGGAGATCACATTGGGGAAATCCAAAACAAAGAATTAGTTATGGTAGGTCCTAATCTTTATCATGGATGGGAAAATTACAAAAACGATAGCAAAGAACTTCTGCATGAAATCACAATACAATTCCCCAGAGAATTATTCGATGATAATACTCTGAATAGAAATATGCTTAAACCCATACGGGAACTGCTCAACAATGCCAACAGAGGTATTTTATTTTCAGAGGATACGACAAGAATGGTGGAACCAAAACTAATTGCTCTTAGTCAGAAAAGAGGTTTCGACAGTTATTTAGCATTTCAATCATTATTATATGATCTCGCTATTTCCAGAGAACAACATTTACTTACAAATATGTCATTTCACCGCCAGAATGATTTTCACAATAGTGAAAGAATTGAACGAATTTACAAGTACATACAAGACAATTTCCAGCAAAAAATTAAGCTTGAGGATGCGGCTGCACTTATAAACATGTCAGTAATATCATTTAGTCGCTTGATAAAGCAACGAACAGGGAAATCTTTTGTTGAATTTGTTATTGAAATTCGTTTGGGAATAGCTACCCGGCTATTAATTGAAACCAACAAGAGCATCGCGGAAATTTGTTTCGATTGCGGCTTCAACAACATTTCCAACTTTAATAGAATATTCAAGAAAAAACAAGACTGTACTCCGTCTGAATTTAGAATGAACTTTAACGGAACTAAAAATGTGTATTAA
- a CDS encoding DEAD/DEAH box helicase: MENFKELGVNKDIIKGLNDLNIIKPTQIQAEVISVLLQANTDLIGQAQTGTGKTAAFGIPLLQRINTKSDKVQGLILCPTRELGQQIAKQLFKFTKYSDKIFTESVYGGEQIDRQISALRRPTHIIVATPGRLIDLVKRKAVDLSHVKTVILDEADEMMSMGFKTQLDEILTHLSRVENRWLFSATMPQEIMQIIKRHFSPSAHKIEVSGRNVVNKNIQHQFLICEDNEKLNILIQFLKSEQKNRGVVFCKTKASAQVLAKQLIAKNIPTDAIHGDLKQIERDKVMRAFKNESLRILVATDIAARGIDIVDLSFVVHYELPDKEEYYTHRSGRTARAGKEGVSLSLVNSKELKNLRYFQKTLNIAFNQIRPRK; the protein is encoded by the coding sequence GTGGAAAACTTTAAGGAATTAGGCGTAAATAAAGATATTATCAAGGGATTAAACGATCTTAATATTATTAAGCCTACTCAAATACAAGCAGAAGTGATATCGGTACTTCTTCAGGCTAACACCGATTTAATTGGACAGGCTCAAACGGGTACAGGTAAAACAGCAGCCTTCGGAATCCCTTTACTACAAAGAATCAACACCAAATCAGACAAAGTGCAAGGTTTGATTCTTTGTCCAACCCGCGAGTTGGGACAGCAAATTGCAAAACAATTGTTCAAGTTTACCAAGTACTCCGATAAGATTTTCACAGAATCGGTTTATGGTGGTGAACAAATTGACCGGCAAATTAGTGCTTTGCGTCGTCCAACTCATATCATTGTGGCGACTCCAGGTCGATTGATTGACTTGGTGAAGAGAAAAGCAGTTGATTTGAGTCATGTAAAGACTGTAATTTTGGATGAGGCTGATGAAATGATGAGCATGGGTTTTAAAACGCAGTTGGATGAGATTTTAACTCACCTGTCGCGTGTAGAAAACCGATGGTTGTTCTCGGCTACTATGCCTCAGGAAATTATGCAGATTATTAAAAGACACTTTTCTCCCAGCGCGCATAAAATTGAGGTGAGTGGACGAAATGTAGTAAATAAAAATATTCAGCATCAGTTTCTGATTTGCGAAGACAATGAAAAATTGAACATCCTGATTCAGTTTTTAAAATCGGAGCAAAAAAACAGGGGTGTGGTGTTTTGTAAAACCAAGGCTTCGGCACAGGTTTTGGCCAAGCAGTTAATTGCAAAAAATATTCCTACCGATGCCATTCACGGCGATTTAAAACAGATTGAACGAGATAAGGTAATGCGGGCTTTTAAAAACGAAAGCCTGAGAATTTTGGTTGCTACAGATATTGCTGCCCGCGGAATTGATATTGTAGATCTTTCGTTTGTTGTGCATTATGAATTGCCCGATAAGGAAGAGTATTACACACACCGCAGCGGTCGAACTGCACGTGCAGGTAAAGAGGGTGTTTCGCTGTCGTTGGTAAATAGCAAGGAGCTTAAAAACCTCCGTTATTTCCAAAAAACGTTAAACATTGCCTTCAACCAAATCAGACCAAGAAAATAA